The Fusarium oxysporum Fo47 chromosome II, complete sequence genome includes a region encoding these proteins:
- a CDS encoding uncharacterized protein (expressed protein), whose translation MYVDNVIVMLFLTRNWSVLTDIEQGHKLPRQMTHYSGYHSIWNQHPDYPSPWVSYIVPSRFRGYGRVQRGPAWTL comes from the coding sequence ATGTATGTGGACAATGTGATTGTCATGTTGTTTCTAACGCGAAACTGGTCTGTTCTAACAGATATCGAACAAGGACATAAACTGCCCCGACAAATGACGCATTATTCTGGTTATCATTCCATTTGGAACCAGCATCCAGATTACCCCAGTCCATGGGTTTCGTACATCGTTCCATCTCGCTTTCGAGGTTATGGTCGAGTACAGCGAGGTCCTGCATGGACCCTCTGA
- a CDS encoding CobW/HypB/UreG, nucleotide-binding domain-containing protein: MAPIPITIVTGFLGSGKTTLILNLIPQLRAQNPDYKLALLKNEFGDLAVDSQLAANSAISGVQELLNGCICCNLVGQLGPALEELEKTVTPDRIVIETSGSAFPATLALEVNRLARESGKYILDGVISVIDVENWKGYEDTSYTARIQARYTDLIVFNKWENVSMLRYDECLDRVGDLEVDVAKVKSDKGKVSMDLIFGVDGGLAKELTEVDLEKTNGHSHDHSNGTTNGHSHDHQSEVEVLSVVLKADPSARVSTAKLIAFLSSAPKDEAYRIKALVSLSSTPTNSDPDIPPPEPSASGRYILNWAFGRWTFTPVAESLQEHDSSSDVTLRMTIIFARYESNKWKKRIEAGGLIELEGGDSSGLAITKIL; the protein is encoded by the coding sequence ATGGCGCCAATTCCTATCACTATCGTTACAGGGTTCCTGGGATCAGGTAAAACGACACTGATTCTGAACCTGATCCCTCAACTTCGTGCCCAGAACCCAGACTATAAGCTTGCGCTTCTCAAGAACGAATTCGGCGATCTCGCAGTCGACTCACAACTAGCGGCCAACTCTGCCATTTCGGGTGTCCAGGAACTCCTCAACGGCTGCATCTGCTGTAACCTCGTCGGTCAACTCGGCCCCGCGCTCGAAGAACTAGAAAAGACCGTCACACCCGATCGAATCGTTATTGAAACCAGCGGCTCGGCATTCCCCGCGACCCTCGCTCTCGAAGTCAACCGCCTTGCGCGTGAGTCCGGGAAGTATATCCTCGACGGTGTCATCAGCGTCATTGACGTCGAGAACTGGAAGGGTTATGAGGACACTAGCTACACGGCACGCATCCAAGCGCGCTACACCGATCTCATTGTCTTCAACAAGTGGGAAAATGTCAGCATGCTGAGATACGACGAATGCCTCGACCGAGTTGGCGATCTAGAAGTTGACGttgccaaggtcaagagcGACAAGGGCAAAGTGTCGATGGACTTGATCTTTGGTGTGGATGGTGGCTTGGCGAAGGAGTTGACAGAGGTAGATCTTGAAAAGACCAACGGCCACAGCCACGACCACTCCAACGGCACAACAAACGGCCATTCTCACGACCACCAAAGCGAAGTCGAGGTTTTGTCAGTTGTCCTGAAAGCCGATCCTTCAGCACGAGTTTCGACCGCAAAGCTCATCGCCTTCCTCTCCTCCGCCCCCAAAGACGAAGCCTACCGCATCAAGGCCCTTGTCTCACTCTCATCAACGCCCACAAACTCCGATCCCGATATCCCCCCACCAGAGCCAAGCGCCTCCGGTCGATATATCCTCAACTGGGCATTTGGCCGCTGGACGTTCACACCTGTTGCGGAATCACTGCAGGAGCATGACTCGAGCAGCGATGTTACACTACGCATGACAATAATTTTTGCACGATATGAGAGCAAcaagtggaagaagagaattgAAGCTGGTGGATTGATAGAATTAGAAGGTGGAGATTCAAGCGGTTTGGCCATTACAAAAATTCTCTAG
- a CDS encoding transmembrane amino acid transporter protein-domain-containing protein yields MASPSRIPSEQPPRSASPSSFRPRSISASVPRADLTARLASPIPSQLGTTPPRGGSPRPDAAPRAENLEDLTQLPGSGTSAQGPGQSPPRHGTPAARVATPPIRSQSPLLGGRNSGTPTNYGSFNSRSQNALGTSAPYEDPEIVKRHLVQPSDDNPGSEESSIQGNSKGKQPAEIGGAGLGEDEFSSLKLQGGDVTRGIYKWTEQAEARAKYNRSKSFDLGRPEPEAEVLDINSIKVPGGFRRNHLRRNVQSPGPHGHPEDGHASPAPGQQRLFTSSFLEFLTIYGHFAGEELEEDDEDLGPNEYFSSGEDTDEYNSDDEREPMEDSALLTPSRRRRKRKVRGGTGNNSPMNAALLLLKSFVGTGVLFLPRAYLNGGMLFSNLILFGVAALSYYCFVLLVQTQLKVGGSFGDLGGALYGKHMRTLILASIVISQIGFVAAYTVFTAANLQAFVRAVSDCKSSISIQWLILIQMLIFLPFALLRDIGKLAFTALVADAFILIGLAYLLYYDILTLNANGISDIIMFNKKDWTLFIGTAIFTFEGIGLIIPVQESMRHPQKFPRVLLIVMIIITVLFIGMGAISYAAYGSHTETVVLLNLPQDNKMVNGVQFLYSVAILLSTPLQIFPAIRIAETELFTRSGKYNPWVKWQKNVFRFFVVMLCAAIAWLGADHLDKFVALVGNFACIPLVFIYPPMLHYKAIARTKFWKVADILLCIFGFIAMAYATTLTAMSWATAEPKHPGYCDEKGTMHGFERFDGRKACYTRVLTRQTRPPPPPPFQTVATCPEPTCGCAATPAMPEDLPLDREGPLKGAIAGYAEHVLPFHNISVLNSSFPSSVPPRPEVQTTSVYLVPSFKYVPFLPRVSFDSVEALAKGFLLPRKLHPAHEGLSPIHRDRLTRKEGYQGLLPGVQDVRDILVLICGHTGRDARCGIMAPVLQTEFEDKLEMEGFDVLHGPVQVNLGDKQRIQGETGEGKTTARVGLISHIGGHKFAGNVIIYLPPDLKMGDEPHPLAGCGICRLSIAKTQPPRISSRSLSTSSPPRQHASEKPDFSTPLQSRIFPSLIVVGIILVSGGYYLLTPPSRPNTLNEITFVPYGITAREAISPTSFVITAVPRTPNPSLPYLNPSDNHWRYPLWSVEFKQPEVQISRHYTPLPPLSTEDPIDGSLRFYIRTVGDGEMSNYLGRRQVGEDVFLRGPHVGFELAQRLGEHSRLVFLAGGTGVVPGIQAAKAVLEANEKSSVDLLWAVRKREEVQKSAPPRQSSWKFWQEKKPTTLGTEVESPSPVTKRLQDLKIAYGDRLRIQVVVDEEGTRFQDRDISNAIAASPGTVASFDAGCRFHDQAMHVHASEFALAEGPGCVCKPSEGTTPGKNLFIVSGPDGFIEYYAGPKIWLGGQQTQGPVSGIAGYLQKQNPLLARDWLVLKM; encoded by the exons ATGGCTTCTCCTTCGAGAATCCCATCTGAACAGCCTCCTAGGTCTGCTTCGCCCTCGAGCTTCCGACCTCGATCGATTTCCGCTTCGGTCCCTCGAGCTGATTTGACAGCGCGTCTTGCTTCTCCCATCCCGTCACAACTTGGAACTACACCTCCCAGAGGAGGTTCGCCACGACCTGATGCAGCTCCACGTGCCGAGAATCTCGAGGATTTGACCCAGTTGCCTGGAAGCGGGACCAGCGCCCAAGGACCTG GCCAGTCTCCTCCGCGACATGGCACTCCCGCAGCTCGCGTTGCTACTCCCCCGATTCGCTCACAGTCTCCTCTGCTCGGCGGTCGAAATTCGGGGACACCGACCAACTATGGCTCTTTCAATTCACGGTCACAAAATGCGCTGGGCACCAGTGCGCCTTACGAAGATCCTGAGATTGTCAAGCGTCATCTAGTCCAACCCTCGGATGATAATCCAGGCTCAGAAGAGTCATCGATTCAAGGTAATTCGAAGGGCAAGCAGCCAGCCGAAATCGGCGGTGCCGGACTGGGCGAGGACGAGTTCTCCAGCCTGAAGTTGCAGGGAGGTGATGTGACTCGAGGTATCTACAAGTGGACCGAACAGGCAGAAGCGAGAGCAAAGTACAACCGCAGCAAGAGTTTCGATTTGGGACGGCCTGAGCCCGAGGCGGAGGTACTTGACATCAACTCGATAAAGGTGCCCGGTGGCTTCCGAAGAAACCATCTCCGTCGTAACGTCCAAAGCCCTGGTCCTCACGGTCATCCTGAGGACGGCCACGCCTCTCCTGCGCCGGGCCAGCAGAGATTGTTCACCTCAAGCTTCCTCGAATTCTTGACGATTTATGGCCACTTCGCTGGTGAGGAactggaggaggatgacgaagactTAGGACCGAACGAGTACTTCTCATCCGGAGAAGACACAGACGAGTACAACTCCGACGACGAGCGGGAGCCTATGGAGGATAGTGCCTTGTTGACACCTTCAAGACGCAGACGCAAGCGCAAGGTCCGCGGTGGCACTGGAAACAATAGTCCCATGAACGCGGCCTTGCTGCTTCTTAAGTCCTTTGTCGGTACCGGTGTCCTCTTCCTTCCTCGAGCCTATCTCAACGGAGGTATGCTCTTCAGCAACCTGATTCTCTTTGGCGTTGCCGCTCTGAGCTATTACTGCTTTGTGCTTCTCGTGCAAACACAGCTCAAGGTTGGAGGCTCTTTTGGTGATTTGGGTGGTGCACTTTACGGGAAGCATATGCGTACCCTCATTTTGGCTTCTATTGTCATCAGCCAGATCGGTTTCGTTGCCGCTTATACCGTATTCACTGCCGCCAATTTGCAGGCCTTCGTCAGGGCTGTTTCCGACTGCAAGTCCTCGATCAGTATCCAGTGGCTCATTCTTATCCAGATGCTCATCTTCCTGCCATTTGCTCTTCTACGAGATATTGGAAAGCTAGCATTTACTGCTCTAGTCGCGGATGCCTTTATTTTGATTGGTCTGGCTTACCTCCTGTACTACGATATTCTGACTCTCAACGCGAACGGTATCTCCGACATCATCATGTTCAACAAGAAGGACTGGACCTTGTTCATTGGAACTGCGATTTTTACTTTCGAAGGCATTGGTCTCATCATTCCCGTTCAGGAGTCGATGAGACACCCTCAAAAGTTTCCTCGGGTTCTTCTTATCGTTATGATTATCATCACAGTCCTCTTCATTGGCATGGGTGCCATCTCTTATGCTGCCTACGGTTCTCACACCGAAACTGTTGTCTTGCTCAACTTGCCTCAGGACAACAAGATGGTCAACGGAGTTCAGTTCTTGTACTCTGTTGCCATTTTGCTTTCTACACCATTGCAGATCTTCCCTGCCATTCGTATCGCTGAAACAGAGCTTTTCACTCGCAGCGGCAAGTATAATCCTTGGGTCAAGTGGCAGAAGAACGTCTTCCGTTTCTTCGTGGTGATGCTTTGCGCGGCCATTGCTTGGCTCGGTGCCGACCATCTGGACAAGTTTGTTGCTCTCGTTGGTAACTTTGCCTGCATTCCACTTGTCTTTATCTATCCT CCTATGCTTCATTATAAGGCGATTGCCCGTACGAAGTTTTGGAAGGTGGCCGACATCCTACTCTGTATCTTTGGATTTATCGCAATGGCGTACGCTACCACACTTACTGCGATGAGTTGGGCCACTGCGGAACCTAAGCATCCGGGATACTGTGATGAGAAGGGAACAATG CATGGGTTTGAGAGGTTTGACGGCCGCAAGGCTTGCTATACCCGTGTGTTA ACACGGCAAACTCGacctccgcctcctccgcCCTTTCAGACTGTCGCAACATGCCCGGAGCCGACATGCGGGTGCGCGGCTACTCCTGCTATGCCAGAGGATCTCCCTCTGGACCGTGAGGGGCCTCTTAAAGGCGCAATTGCTGGGTATGCAGAGCATGTACTA CCTTTTCATAATATCTCTGTTCTCAACTCGTCGTTTCCGAGCTCTGTTCCACCACGTCCTGAAGTTCAAACCACATCTGTGTATTTGGTTCCAAGCTTCAAATACGTCCCTTTTCTACCGCGGGTATCATTTGATAGTGTAGAAGCACTGGCTAAGGGGTTTCTGCTCCCTAGGAAGCTTCACCCTGCACATGAAGGACTCTCACCTATACATCGGGATCGCTTGACCCGCAAAGAAGGGTACCAGGGACTACTACCAGGCGTTCAAGATGTTCGCGATATTTTGGTCTTGATATGTGGACATACAGGACGTGACGCGAGATGCGGTATCATGGCACCTGTTCTGCAAACTGAGTTTGAGGACAAGTTGGAAATGGAGGGTTTTGACGTCTTGCATGGACCCGTGCAAGTTAATCTCGGCGACAAACAAAGAATACAGGGAGAAACCGGTGAAGGCAAGACTACAGCTAGAGTTGGTTTGATCAGTCATATCGGAGGTCACAAGTTTGCTGGCAACGTTATCATTTATCTGCCTCCAGACCTGAAGATGGGCGATGAGCCTCATCCTTTGGCTGGATGCGGAATTTG CCGTTTGTCAATAGCTAAGACACAGCCTCCAAGAATCTCATCACGGAGCctctcaacttcatcaccacctcGGCAACATGCTTCTGAAAAACCAGACTTTTCTACACCTCTTCAATCACGAATCTTCCCCTCTCTAATAGTCGTTGGAATAATTCTTGTCAGTGGCGGCTACTATCTTCTCACGCCGCCGTCTCGACCCAACACTCTCAACGAGATAACCTTTGTTCCCTACGGCATCACAGCTCGCGAGGCCATCTCACCAACCTCATTCGTCATCACCGCAGTCCCACGCACACCAAACCCTTCTCTACCATATCTGAACCCCTCAGATAACCACTGGAGGTATCCTCTTTGGTCTGTGGAGTTCAAGCAACCTGAGGTGCAAATTTCTCGACATTATACGCCCCTGCCTCCACTGTCTACAGAGGATCCTATAGATGGCTCGCTGCGGTTTTACATCCGGActgttggcgatggtgaaATGTCCAACTATCTAGGTCGAAGACAGGTTGGAGAAGACGTGTTCCTACGTGGTCCACACGTTGGCTTTGAACTAGCGCAGCGATTGGGTGAGCACTCtcgtcttgtcttccttgccGGCGGTACAGGTGTAGTGCCTGGTATACAAGCAGCGAAGGCTGTCTTGGAAGCGAACGAAAAGTCAAGCGTTGACCTTCTCTGGGCTGTaaggaagagagaagaggttCAAAAAAGTGCTCCTCCTCGGCAATCATCGTGGAAGTTTTGGCAAGAAAAGAAGCCCACGACATTAGGCACTGAGGTCGAGAGTCCTAGCCCCGTCACAAAGCGCTTGCAGGACCTCAAGATAGCCTATGGTGATCGTCTAAGGATTCAGGTcgttgttgacgaggaggGAACTCGCTTCCAGGATAGGGATATTAGCAATGCCATTGCAGCATCACCAGGAACCGTTGCTTCATTTGATGCAGGCTGTCGATTCCACGATCAAGCAATGCATGTTCACGCCTCCGAATTCGCCCTCGCTGAAGGGCCTGGTTGTGTGTGCAAGCCTTCTGAAGGCACCACCCCCGGGAAAAACTTGTTTATCGTCTCTGGCCCCGACGGTTTCATTGAGTACTATGCCGGGCCCAAGATATGGTTAGGTGGCCAGCAGACTCAAGGTCCGGTATCTGGTATAGCTGGCTATCTGCAAAAACAGAACCCTCTCCTGGCAAGAGATTGGCTAGTCCTCAAGATGTAA
- a CDS encoding amino acid permease-domain-containing protein yields the protein MTTPQQSDIKGVDNGGERQRNSITESHGGRGSVSVTMEPRHNKLGSISGVYIPVFLNIMSILMFLRFGQIIGKIGFVGILVTAYSIDLLTTLSLSAIASNGEVKGGGAYYLISRSLGPEFGGSIGILFYLAQVLNASMNVVGLIDCVRLNLGAAFPSGYWTGYGLQTAALLLCTGLCFLGSATFSRASNALLAILSLAIVSIPVSAVFKAPFHDRDLGIHFTGPSLDTLTDNFLPHSGPQFKGLETFRDLFGILFPYGPNVNLATSGIFAGASMSGDLKDPSRSIPHGTLWAMLTTFIIYFVVILSLAASTTHSSFLANDNVIPLVNLSQPVILAGECAVTFFSALMGLIGASKLFQAFARDKLLPGLGFFSKGTKHGDEPIYALLLTYVIAQLALFADLNQIATFISMGYQMTFFVMNLACFLLKVGSAPNFRPSFKFFTWQTAFLAGILSGFAMFFIDETYAAIAITVLVLLFLLIHYLSPPKHWGDVSQNLIYHQVRKYLLRLRPEHIKFWRPHIILLINNPRRQTRLIQFCNSLKKGSLYILGHVIVTDDFNSGVHEARLQQHAWTKYINEFSKIKAFVQLTMSPTITWGIRNLILSAGLGGMRPNIAVLGFYNMEELRKSNPKLRVPDVPVSLSSQMRRPPRSNGKAPERPRRRRGDTSARLMEGILPTDVIRTENMMSPKEYLTILEDLALRYRLNIAVGCGFESLETPRKDGTNTKKYIDLWPIQMSAEVTSDGKSLLTTNFDTYTLILQLGHILHSVQLWKHVYTLRVMVFVEYESEVNEEHARVLALLEKLRIDAEVKVFCLASGSLNTYDLIVNGIGNDIDWEIVVNDTLRNEEWWDDVQMFRGRSDNMTSTQELDQLEHIYDTISGRPGLYNPHEEIYDRRRASTTDVPELPRRPAIRMLSKMGVSMGIHTHHLPDGALDETDNEDDEAEDSQAELLDDEEMGYSSTLDHESIDERNIGPSDAARQPLLGGGDSHDEDGRVRGDFWESFGRRPKSDTVGDAVGTSTSYGTMSSSATVKGVGVGVGGVQTSQSASASASQVAPESSATQTNERRHGGSTDSAPAEFPPLVSRDSLGPSTAFSRVRPPSPTREDTVRPYRSGASTPGRPNLSRQSSAVKFSSRPVPETKIVASEAEGSTISFAPPSSTESETPKAGPYRPSYSRQSSLGKFPNRSRPSGQVLAGEESRKVSFAEQSDCEPYSTHHSRFHSRRNSRGSTQGGGESYDQIPEMLERYRLSSHLEEEGQNSGYTPQGLELSFNELPSRAQHLIVNELMRQHSKETAVLLSTLPIPSEGTCLDEASTVQYLSDVEVLCNELPPTLLVLSNNMTVTVNL from the exons ATGACAACACCTCAACAGTCAGATATCAAGGGAGTTGACAATGGGGGAGAACGACAACGAAATAGCATAACCGAGTCTCATGGCGGACGAGGATCGGTATCAGTCACCATGGAGCCACGGCACAACAAGTTGGGCAGCATCTCGGGTGTCTACATCCCTGTTTTTCTCAATATCATGAGTATTCTCATGTTTTTGCGATTCGGTCAAATTATTGGAAAAATCGGCTTCGTGGGCATCCTCG TTACAGCTTACTCCATTGACTTATTGACAACGCTTTCTCTATCAGCTATCGCATCCAATGGCGAAGTCAAGGGCGGTGGTGCATACTATCTTATCTCACGGTCTCTGGGACCCGAGTTTGGTGGTTCCATCGGAATCCTCTTCTATCTTGCTCAAGTTCTCAATGCAAGCATGAACGTTGTTGGTCTTATTGACTGTGTTAGACTAAATCTCGGTGCGGCTTTCCCCTCAGGTTACTGGACTGGCTATGGCCTCCAAACAGCTGCCCTGTTGCTTTGTACTGGTCTTTGTTTCCTAGGATCTGCAACTTTTTCGAGAGCCTCCAATGCTCTGCTTGCCATCCTGAGCTTGGCCATTGTCAGCATCCCGGTCTCTGCTGTCTTCAAGGCTCCCTTCCATGATAGGGATCTCGGGATTCATTTCACCGGACCTAGTCTTGATACCCTGACCGACAATTTCCTTCCTCACAGCGGCCCCCAATTCAAAGGCCTCGAAACGTTTCGTGATCTGTTTGGCATTCTCTTTCCGTACGGCCCTAATGTCAACCT TGCTACCTCAGGAATCTTCGCAGGTGCATCCATGTCTGGAGACCTAAAAGACCCAAGCAGATCGATCCCTCACGGAACGCTCTGGGCAATGTTGACAACCTTTATCATCTACTTTGTCGTAATTCTTTCACTGGCTGCGAGCACAACTCACTCATCTTTCCTGGCCAACGACAATGTCATCCCTCTCGTCAACCTCTCCCAACCTGTCATCCTCGCTGGTGAATGTGCAgtcaccttcttctctgctCTTATGGGCCTGATCGGTGCCTCCAAGCTGTTCCAAGCTTTTGCAAGGGATAAGCTTCTTCCAGGCCTCGGCTTCTTCAGCAAGGGCACGAAACATGGTGACGAACCGATTTACGCTTTGCTTCTGACTTATGTCATTGCACAACTGGCGCTGTTCGCTGATCTCAACCAGATCGCTACCTTTATCTCTATGGGATATCAGATGACTTTCTTCGTCATGAATTTAGCTTGCTTCCTTCTCAAAGTCGGGTCAGCCCCTAACTTCAGGCCAAGCTTCAAGTTCTTCACCTGGCAAACTGCTTTCCTTGCCGGCATCTTGTCAGGCTTTGCTATGTTCTTCATCGATGAGACTTATGCTGCTATTGCTATCACAGTGCTTGTGTTGCTATTCCTCCTCATTCATTACCTCAGCCCTCCTAAGCACTGGGGCGATGTCAGCCAAAACTTGATCTATCATCAAGTAAGGAAGTATTTGCTACGCCTGAGACCAGAACACATCAAATTCTGGAGACCGCATATCATATTACTTATCAACAACCCTCGCAGACAGACCAGGTTGATCCAATTTTGTAACTCACTCAAAAAGGGGTCGCTTTACATTCTTGGTCATGTCATCGTGACCGACGACTTCAACTCAGGGGTTCATGAAGCTCGGCTTCAACAACATGCTTGGACAAAATACATCAATGAGTTctccaagatcaaggctttTGTGCAGCTAACAATGTCCCCCACTATCACTTGGGGCATCCGCAATCTGATACTATCAGCCGGCCTTGGTGGCATGCGTCCCAACATTGCTGTGCTTGGATTTTACAACATGGAGGAACTGCGAAAATCAAACCCGAAGCTACGCGTACCTGATGTTCCCGTATCTTTGTCCAGTCAAATGCGACGGCCCCCTAGGTCAAATGGCAAAGCTCCCGAAAGGCCTCGGAGGCGACGGGGTGACACGTCAGCAAGGCTCATGGAGGGCATCCTACCAACAGACGTTATTCGTACCGAGAATATGATGTCTCCAAAAGAGTATCTGACTATACTAGAGGACCTTGCGTTGCGATATAGACTTAACATTGCAGTGGGGTGTGGCTTTGAATCACTTGAGACACCAAGAAAGGACGGAACCAACACCAAAAAGTACATCGACCTGTGGCCTATCCAGATGTCGGCCGAGGTTACTTCTGACGGAAAGAGTTTACTGACCACCAACTTTGATACAT ACACCCTCATTTTGCAGCTCGGGCATATTCTTCACAGTGTGCAACTCTGGAAACATGTTTATACCCTTCGGGTCATGGTGTTTGTGGAATACGAGAGTGAGGTCAATGAAGAGCATGCTCGAGTTCTGGCACTTCTTGAGAAATTGAGAATTGACGCAGAGGTCAAAGTATTTTGCTTGGCATCAGGCAGTCTAAATACTTACGATCTCATCGTCAATGGAATAGGTAACGACATCGATTGGGAAATTGTCGTCAACGATACACTCCGTAACGAAGAGTGGTGGGATGATGTTCAGATGTTCCGAGGCCGATCAGACAACATGACTTCTACTCAGGAGCTGGATCAGCTGGAGCACATATATGATACGATATCTGGGAGGCCCGGTTTGTATAACCCTCATGAGGAGATATACGATCGTCGACGTGCTAGCACGACGGATGTTCCCGAATTACCAAGACGGCCGGCTATTCGGATGCTTTCAAAGATGGGGGTTAGTATGGGAATTCACACACACCATCTCCCAGACGGTGCATTAGATGAAACGGATaacgaggatgacgaggcaGAAGACTCGCAAGCAGAACTtcttgatgacgaggaaaTGGGGTACAGTTCTACACTAGACCATGAGTCGATTGACGAAAGAAACATCGGCCCGAGTGATGCAGCTCGTCAGCCATTGTTGGGGGGTGGAGATTCtcatgatgaggatggtagAGTACGTGGTGACTTTTGGGAAAGCTTTGGCCGAAGGCCCAAGTCTGACACAGTTGGGGACGCGGTCGGGACAAGTACATCGTACGGTACAATGTCATCGTCTGCGACAGTCAAGGGAgttggcgttggtgttggtggagtCCAAACATCACAGtcggcatcagcatcagcctcTCAAGTTGCACCAGAATCGTCAGCAACACAGACGAACGAACGACGACATGGAGGCAGCACAGACTCTGCCCCGGCAGAGTTTCCCCCTCTTGTCTCGCGAGACTCGTTAGGACCTTCTACAGCCTTCAGTCGTGTGCGCCCCCCAAGCCCTACGCGAGAAGACACTGTACGCCCGTATCGCAGCGGCGCGTCAACACCAGGAAGACCCAATCTTTCCAGGCAGTCCTCGGCCGTGAAGTTCTCCAGCCGCCCAGTCCCGGAAACAAAGATCGTGGCCTCGGAAGCAGAGGGGTCCACGATAAGCTTTGCGCCGCCCTCTAGTACCGAATCTGAGACTCCCAAGGCCGGACCGTATCGACCGAGTTATTCGCGGCAATCGTCGCTAGGAAAATTCCCGAATAGATCCCGGCCTAGCGGTCAAGTGTTAGCCGGCGAGGAGAGCAGAAAAGTCAGTTTCGCGGAACAGTCTGACTGCGAGCCATACTCAACGCATCATTCTCGATTCCATTCACGGCGGAATTCTCGAGGATCTACACAAGGAGGGGGCGAATCTTATGACCAAATTCCAGAAATGCTTGAAAGATACAGATTAAGTTCACATTTAGAGGAGGAAGGTCAAAATTCGGGTTACACACCGCAGGGATTGGAGCTCTCTTTCAACGAGCTTCCAAGCAGAGCGCAGCATCTCATTGTGAACGAATTGATGCGTCAGCATTCCAAGGAGACTGctgttcttctcagcacGCTGCCAATTCCTTCGGAGGGCACTTGCTTGGATGAAGCTTCTACTGTACAGTATCTCTCTGATGTCGAAGTTCTCTGCAATGAGCTGCCACCAACGCTGTTGGTTCTTAGCAACAATATGACAGTAACTGTCAACCTATAG